The genomic interval TTTATTGCTTGTTGATGCAAACTTAGATGGCCAACATGAAGAAAAAATGAAAAACGGGTGGTGGGACGAAAAGGGAATGCCATAAAAATACAGGAGGCAGGATAAAATAATATCACACAACAGGAAAACTTCCCGGTGTCATGGCCTGGTATTTGAGCAATAGGCATGAACAGGTACGCGCTGCCATCCTGAATACAGGAATAAATAATAATTATATATAGTAACCGCTATAGCCATGAATATTCTTACACAAATATCCACACATCTGTTAGATACGCTGGAAGGAGAGAACTGGACCGACGTAAATATAATGGACAGTCTAAAGGACGTGACGGTACAGGAGGCCACCTTGCGAACAAAGGCCTCTCCCAATACGATCGCATCCCTGGTGAACCATCTTATCTACTGGAACGGGGTAATGATGCAACGGATAAATGGTATCAGGGTAAACATACCTGACAGTAATGGGTATGATGTTCCTGATCTGGCGGGTGAAGATGACTGGGCAGATTTGAAGCGTAAATTAGTGGCATCCACGCATGAACTGGCAGACGCTATTAAAAAGGTGGATGAAAAAAGACTGCAGGAACCAATCGTGGCGGGGCATTCATCTACCTACAAAAACCTGCAGGGTACCGTGGAGCATTTACATTATCACCTGGGGCAGATAGTGATCCTGAAAAAGCTGATTAAGGCCGGTATTTAATTATACGGCCTTAATCATTCTTTTCCTCTTCTTCTTCTGCCTGATCTTTCTCGTCATTCTCTTCAGCCTTTTCCCCGATCTTCCTGATAATAGAAGAGACCGGCCCTTTCATATGCTCCTCCGGATCCGGCCCCAGTGTTTCTGGGTCAGGTTGTATACTGGAATCTTCTTTTTCCTTTTTGATGTCTTTATCTTTTGGATCGTCTTGTAGCATAACAACGTGTTTCTTATTACCGGTAACAAAATCATGCCAATGCATGGAGCAGTAGCCCGGCCTTTGGCCATCAGTTAATAAGCCTTGTTTGAATTTTGCAAATGATGGTTTGATGTTCGTAATTCGTATGACCTTGCCCCTCTTTAATTTTGCTCATTCTTCAATGAAAACAACATGACTTATGAAACTAACAGGAAATAAAATTTTAATTACGGGTGGCGCCAGCGGTATCGGGCTGGGACTTGCAGAAAGATTTCTACAGGAGGGTAATACAGTGTTGATCTGCGGAAGACGGGAAGCTGCCCTGAAGGAAGTGACTGATAAATATCCATCCATCATTGCCAGGGTATGCGATCTGTCCACAGAAGCTGGACGGGAAGACCTGTATAACTGGGTAGCCGCGAATCACAACGACCTGAATGTACTGGTAAACAATGCAGGCGTCCAGAACTGGATGAACATCACAGATGCGGATTTTTATCAGCGTGCCAAAAATGAGATAGTGACCAATATTGAAGCCCCGGTACATTTGACAGCGCTCTTTATTAACCTGGCATCGCTGAACACGATCATCAACGTCACTTCAGGTCTGTCTTTTGTACCATTTGCCAAAGTACCTGTTTACAGTGGCACCAAGGCCTTCTTCCATTCATTCACGCGCTCTTCACAATACCTGCTCAAGGCAAGGGGCATAGAAGTGATTGAGATGATACCGCCTGCACTGAATACCGATCTGGGAGGTAAGGGCCTGCACGATGCGGCTCCCCCGGTAGGTGATTTTGTAGACGCAGTTTTCAAACAGTTACAGGAAGGCAAAACTGAACTGACTTTCGGCTTTAGTGAAGCGATGTCAAAAGCGGGTCCGGAGGAAGTTAATAATACCTTTAACAGGATGAACCCGAGCTGAGGAATGTAATGCATTCTATTAAAAGGGAATGGCGGTATTGTTAAATGGCAATACCGCTATTCCTTTTACAGGACGATTCAGGTATTGATCAGCTTTGTGTTGAATTGCTTTAAGGTGAAATAAACGATACCAAACATGGTTCCGAACAGGAAGGTAAAAGCCCACATCATCATATGTTCCTGTGGCCGGAAAATGTGCAGGGACAATGTATATAAAAGCTTCTGCGGTGCAGTGACCGCATCCCAGCTATTGAAGCGCAGATACCGGCCTATATAGACACCGTAGCCACATAATAGAAAGCTAAAGATGACAGAGATCTTTAGCCATCTGTCCCTCAGATACCCTGATAAAAATTGTTCTATCTGCGTCAGCGACACGATGCCCAGTAAAAGGCCGTTCCACGCTGCTGATGTTACCAGCAGCAGGTCAAACCATTTGGGAACAGGCGGCTTTTCACTGTAGTGAAAAAGATCCGTTATTATATAAGGCGCATTAGGAAAGAATGCCAGCCAGCACGCTAATAGCAATAGCGCCCTGAGATTGAACCTGTTCTGCCTGATGAGGGAACGGCTGAATAATAAAGGCAACACCGCCAGGAAGGTGTTCCAGATATAGAATCCATAAACCAGCTCCTTCGTATAGATGATCCTCGTTAGCAACAATAGCATGGTAAAAGACACAGATACCAGCAGCATTCTTTCAAGAGAAGAGACGTTTTTTAACATATTGTAAAACATAATTTAAACCTGGTGTGCAATAGCGCTGCTTTCAAATGCGACTTTCGCAGTCGTTATATGCCTGATAATTCTGTTGTACTTGTATCTCATCTTGATCATATATTTCGTGAAAGTATTACCACCTGCGCGGAATAGCTTTTTATGTGCCATCCATACAACGAGTGCCGTAGAAAAATAGAAAATATGATAGGCCTTCAATGCGATTGCTTTTCCGATGGCGCTCTTGCTATTGAAAATGATGGAAAGCCGCTCAGTTTGAAACGTAATATGGGGTGCTTCATCAATGAGTATATCCGTACAGATCTGCTTCAGCAATTTGCATCGGGTAGCATCTTTCATGGATTGATAGAATATCTGTGCGGTGCTTTCTACAACGATAACTGTCAGTGTCCATATTTCCATATTGGCATTGAAATATCGCACCTTTCTGAAAAGGGTATCGCCGAGATCTGCCTTGATCCTTGGTTTGCCAATCCTGTCGAGATAAGTTCCCAGGTTGTTACCATGTTTCTGTTCTTCCTTTATAAACAGGGCGGTGGCCTCAATATAAGGCAGGTCGTTTATCTGTCTTGCATACCTGGTTACCGCCTTTAGCAAATGTCTTCCATCAGAAGTTTCACCCAGTTGCCAGGCCTGCAGGGAAGCTAGTATTGTTGAAATTTCCTGCTCAGAAATGTCAGGGCGCAAAGACCAGTCTATACGATGCTGTTTTGCATTTTCCTGAAAGTGCAAAATCCATTGATTACTTGTCTTCATGTGTTATGTTTTATCATGGTTAATACAGGTCAATAATTGTTCTTATATACTTTGTGTTGCAAAGTGTGTGCGCAAAAAAAAGGCAATACAATGCCTGATTAAGACTAATAGCTTTATGCCTGTCTTGATCCAATGAGCTGGTTTACTGAAGTAAATACATATGCAGATAACATCAGGCCGGGGTACTGTTTAGTACCCCTGAATGAGCAACTACCGGCAATAGGTAAACAAGGGGGGATCCCGGCTAACTGCATCACCGTTAATAGCTTACAAGTGAGTGCAGGCTGGTGTTCCCTGGCTGTATATATGTTTATAAAGCACTTTGAATAACAAAGTAAATGAATAATTTTGACTTCCGGTAAAATATTTTTCACGCCTATTTACCGCTCATAAAAGCTTGTCCTTAATACTTATGATCTTTTTTTAAATTTAGATTAAACTCTCTGCAACATATGCGTAAACTGTCTATTGTCGCCTGTGCCTTCATATGTACAAGTACTATGTGTTATGGCCAGGAAAGACCTGCGATTGATTTTGAGAAATACGACCCGCCTTCCTCTCTTGTAGTGCCGGAACATAAACTGACAAGGGCAAAGTACCCGTTTATAGATGTGCATAATCATCAGAATGGCTTGTCGTCGGGAAACCTGCGCGACCTGCTGCAGGACATGGATGACCTGAACATGAAAGTAATGGTGAATCTCAGCGGTGGAAACGGCAGTCGCCTGAAAGCGCAGACAGACAATGTGAAGAGTAAGGCGCCCAACAGGTTTATTATTTTTGCAAACATTGATTTCGGCGGCATAGGAGAGGAGGGATGGACAGAGAAAGCAGTGCGTCAGCTCACGGAAGATGTGAAGAATGGTGCAAACGGGTTGAAAGTGTTCAAGAACCTGGGGCTTAGTGTGCGTGACAATAAAGGTAAACGGGTTGCTATTGACGATCCCCGTTTGGATGCTATATGGGACCAGTGTGGTAAGCTGAAGATCCCTGTGCTGATACACGCTGCTGATCCTAAACAATTCTGGCAGCCGGCTGATTATAGTAACGAACGCTGGCTGGAGCTGATCACCCACCCGGGACGCAAACGCAGCGATACTGATCCTGCACCCTGGGAACAGATCATTGAAGAGCAGCACCGTATGTTCCGCAAACATCCGGGTACTACTTTCATCAATGCGCACTTCGGCTGGTATGCGGGCGACCTGGCCCATTTATCGCAGCTGATGGATGAGATACCGAATATGTATGTTGAATTTGGGGCAGTGATCGCTGAACTGGGACGTCAGCCGAGAATGGCGAGACAGTTCTTTGAGAAGTATCAGAACAGGATACTCTTCGGTAAGGACTCCTGGCAGCCGGAGGAATATACCACCTATTTCCGTGTGTTGGAAACGGCGGATGAATACTTCCCCTACCACAAAAAATATCATGCCTTCTGGCGGATGTATGGCATGGCGCTGCCGGATGATATCCTGAAGAAGGTGTATTACCAGAATGCGCTGAGGATCATTCCGGGAATAGATAAGAGCTTGTTTGAGTGATATAAAAAATGGGGCTGAACTTTCAGTCCCATTTTAGTTTTGATCAGTCATTGTTTATGACCGGACTGACATAAATGGCCTCCGGAAGATCTGCAAACACATGTTCCGTAACTGCGCAAAGCCACATCGGATGATTAAGGGGTTCGCCCTTATATGTTTCCATAATATAGTTACCCCCGCCTATAGCATCACGTAAATCGCTGACCAGTTTTACCGTATCCGACCCCTCAAAAGGTTCATCACTCATATCAATGAAGCATTCATTGGCATCGCCACTGATCTTGTCCAGCATTGTGTCTGCACCTTCAACCATTTCCAGCTCGCTGATACTGCCTTCCCAGTCAGGCAGATCGATGTACCACCTGTTTGAGGGTGATTTGTAAAATCTGAATGTGTGTCTCATATTTTTGGAGTTTAAAAAGATGCAAAGGTAATGCATCATGTTGTGCCACATCACAAAAGCCTGGTAACACGTTATTATTTCAAAGAGCTACGGCTGTTTAATGACAGTCCCGCGCCAGACCAGGCATTAAAACAGCAGGAGACGGTGAGCGATTCCGGTAGAGGACAGCGCGGCAACTGTGCTGTGCCCCCCGGATATGCTTGTCCCGGATTTATACCACAATGTTAAGGAAGAGACCAAAGCAGTTCAAAAAAAAGTATACAAGACGGCGAAAATCGGTTATGAGGCACCAAAATCGCCTCATAAGAGCGGTGTTTCTTTGTAGTGCAAAGTGAAATTACAGGGTATTGGATGTTATGATGCGCCTGAAAAAAGATATCGGATTCGATCCGATAGGCTTTCGATAGGCTTTGAGATGGCTTTAGCCTGCGTTCATCCTACGTTCGAGACGTAAGATGAACGCAGGCTAAAGCCATCTCAAAGCCTATCGAAAGCCTACCGAAAGCTATCTGAAAGCCGCCTGCATGAACAATGTGTTACAGGGAAACTTTACACCTGATGCAGGTACCTCATCATTTTGCGAATAACTCCAGCAGATCCGCTGTTTTCTTTGGTTCTGTGATCATGGCATCATGCCCGGTGGCCAGTGCATAATACTGCCAGTCTTTGCTGTTCTTTGTCTTTTCAGCAAAGGGAACTATCGCCGGTAGCATTTTTACCGTACAGGCGATATAGATCAGGGGAAGGTGATTGCCATAAGGATGTTGTAATACTAATGGCTGCGTGAAGGTCCTGAAAGGATGACCTGACAGCCGCGCATTTACCCAGCTGGCATCTGCAGGCTTGCTTACGCCAAATGTCTCTGCAGGCCAGGCCGGGATGGTAAGTCCGCTGTCTTTTTCTGCGGCTGTTGACATCGCATCCTGCACTGCTTTGGGTTGAATGGAGAATGCACTTTGCCCGTTCTCCGGCAGTATAGCATCCAGGAACACCAGTTTGCTCAGCCGTTCAGGGATCCTGTCGGCAACGCCGGCAATTACGGTGCCGGCATAGCTATGGCCTACCAATATCACATTATGGAGATCCTCCATTTCGATAAGATTGACAATATCCGAGATATGCGTTTCCAGGTTCACCGCCGGGCTCAATATGTTTTTATGCTCTCCCAGGCCGCTGAGCGTTGGTGTATAGACAATACCGCCATGCTCCCGCAGCTGAGTACTTACACGCTGCCAGCACCAGCCGCCATGCCAGGCGCCATGTACCAGTACATATACAGGATGTTTGGAAGATGATTGTGCGTGGACATCCGTCAGTACAAACACGGATACCAGGAGGAGAAATGCCAGTCTGATCATTCTTATTTTCATAATGATTAATTTTAAGGCAAATTTATCCTGGCCTGTTATGGCTGGCAATAACTCACCCGAAAGTGAGCCTTTAAACGAATTTATATGGCGAGCAAGATCAAGGAGAATTCGACCAATGCATATAATCTGAAAATACTGGCAGCGTCCTGTGAAGTGAATGATATTCTGAAGATGATCAGCCCCAGGTGGAAAATGCAGATCCTCTACTGCATCTCACACGGCGTACGGCAATTCAGCCGTTTGAAAGAAGCCTTTCCTTCCCTGTCCGACCAGGTGTTGGGAAAAAGATTAAAAGAGCTGGTAGATGAAGGATTAGCGGAAAAGACCATGTTACCCGATACCGTGCCCCCGCAAACCATCTATACACAGACGGAGAAAGGAGCCGCATTGTTGGCCATCATCCTGGACCTGCATCTGTGGGGAAAGAAAGACTGGGGATCTGGCCCGATGGAATTCTGTAAATATTCCAGATAGAAAAGGCAGCATTTGATTGCTGCCTTATTTTGTTGGGATTTCAACAAAAGATGTCCCCTTTAATGTACTGAATATGTTATTGTCGCACCATATCAGAAGCTGTATGTAGCTGATGCACTTAAGATCTGTCCCGTGGAAGAACCTTCTTTTTTCAATTCACCATCCACATAGATCTGTACCTTTAATGATGAAGATGCGTTTGCACCTGTAGCGGAAACAGCTGCCGTAGCAACTACTGTACCTGCCGGCACCGTGATCTCCGGGCTGGTCCAGGTAGTGCCGGTAAGGCTGGTGGCCGTGGTCTGGTTGGCATCATAAGCATAAACAGCTACGGAGATATTAGAGCCTGTACTGGCTATCGCCTTAAACACTACTTTGTGCGAAGTCGATGCAGGTTTGTTATCATCATCTTTAGAGCAACCAGTAAAAGCGGAGGCTAACATCAATGCCAGGAATGCGTTTCTTAAAAATTTCATACATGCGAAGTTTTGTAAAATGCCTACTCTTTCAGTTAATCAGTTTTCGGCGTCCCTGTTATTGCAAACAAAGGTATACCCGACTATCAGGCATGACAATACCGGGAACCGGTGATTTATTTATACCTGTTTCCAGGTATTTTTTTAATTTTACCGGCCATGACCCGTTTACTTAACCTTATAGCATTATTCGTAATCATCTCTTTATGCTGTAAAGCCCAGCTACCTCTTGATCAACAGAGATATTATGATAGCTTAACGACCATATTAAGTCAAACCTCCTCAGATAGTGTAAAGGCGAAGGCCAATTACGGACTGATATACTATTGGGTACCCAGGGACACCGCAAAGGCAAGACAATGCCTGGATGAGGCGCGCAGGCGCAGTAAACGTTATCCTTTCCTGCATGCCATATCCTACGCACATGAAGGATATCTCTATTATAGTTCGGATATAGACAGAAGCGATGCTGCCTTTGCTACCGCAGACAGTCTTTTAAACAGCTTTACATCCAGGGAGGCATACCAGGCAAGGGCCAACGTATGGATAAATCGTGCAGCCATCAGGCAGCGAAAGGATGACGACAGGGGCTATATCAACATCATACTGAACAAGGCCATTCCGTATGCACTCAAAGCGGGGGATAGTGCTATTGTAGCTTCGCAATATGTTGGTATAGGCACTGCCTTTATGAACCTGGAACAATATGACAAGGCTGAACCGTACTTCGACCGGGCCATTCAGATCTTTCGGTCCACCCATGCACAAGCTTCCCGGCTGGTAGCTGCCCTGAACAGAGCTGGCGAGAACTACACTTACCTGAAGAAATATGACGAAGCGAAAAAAACAGTGGCCGCTGTAAAAACATTGCTTGCTCCTTACCCGGAATCAGAACTGTATGCCGTGCATTATATGGTAGAAGGATTATGCTATCAGCACGATCAGCAGTATACACTGGCAGAAACTAGTTTTAATAAGGGAATAGCAGCTGCCAAAGGCCCCAATAAAGATTATGTGATACAGGAACTATTGTTCTATAAAGTCAAAGCATTGCTGGCGAACAGGAAATATGAACCCGCAAGGCAGATCCTGCTGGAGCTTTCAAATGATGAAGAAGTGATGGAACTGGGTAGCAGCAGGCTGGAAGTATATGAAGGACTGGCAGAGAGTTATGCTGGACTGGACCAGATGAAGCCCGCTTACAAATGGATGAAGCAGGCCCGCCACCTGAGCGATAGCCTTCATGAAAGCGATGTGACCAATGATATCAATGAGCTTGAAATGAAATACCAGCGGGCGGAAAGTCAGAAAGAAATTATCACGCTGAAAGCAAAGAATGAACAGGCTGCGCTCTCGGCAAAGAACAGTCGTTTATATATTTTATTGCTGGCGTCCACTGCTTTATTGCTATTGATAGTGGCCGCTTTTGCCTTATTATACTATCGTAGCAACAGGAAATTGCTGGTGCAGAAAGAACGGAGCCATCAGCAGGAATTGAAGGAAATAGAACAGCAGCAACGCCTGCAGTTTGGGCAGGCCGTTTTGCAGGGCGAGGAACAGGAGCGCCGCAGATTGGCCAGGGACCTGCACGATGGCCTGGGTGGCATGCTGGCGGCTGTGAAATTAAATTTATCCGGCCAGGTGGCGACGATAGCTGCTGAACAAGGGGGAGAGCTCCGGAAGACGATCGGACAGCTGGATGATGCCGTGACGGAGCTGCGCCGTATTGCCCACAATATGATGCCGGCAAACCTGTTGAAGTTTGGTTTGCAGACTGCGCTCAAAGACCTAAGTGAATCACTGATAACAGATACGTTGAAAATAGATTTTCAGTCCTACGGTGTTGAACCCTCAATGCCGGAGCAGACGCAGATCCACATCTACCGTATTGTACAGGAACTGTTGGCAAATGCTGTTCGCCATGCAGGCGCAAGTAACATTATCCTGCAATGCAGCCAGGATGGAGATACATTCCTGATCACGCAGGAAGACAATGGAAAGGGCTTCGATATTGTTGTCAACGGGAAAGGTATAGGGCTCAGTAATATCAGGAACAGGGTAGGCTTTTTAAGGGGAACAATGGATATTACATCGGTTATGAACGAAGGGACCACGATAAATATAGCATTGCATGTCGGACAATAAAACCAGACTCGCCATTGTGGATGATCATCCAATTGTACAGGAGGGATTGCAGAAACTGCTGTTGAATGCAGCAGATATTGCTGTTATAGGCTGCTTTACCACAGGATCGGATTTTATCCATTTCCTGAAGGAACATTCAGTGCATATTGTGCTGTTGGATATCAGCCTGCCTGATGGCAGCGGTATCGATCTTTGCAGGGAGATAAAGAAATTGTCGCCCGATACCAGTGTGCTGGCCCTGAGTAATCACAGCGAACGTAGTATGGTGCTGCAGATGCTGCAGAATGGCGCAACAGGTTACCTGCTGAAAAATATCTCCGGAGAGGAATTGTTATCGTGTATTCATGAAGCCTTGAATGGACAGGTCACCTTCAGCCATGCGGTGAAAGAGATCATGTCCAGGCCTTCTGTAAATGAACTAAAGGATATTCCCCGGCTCACCAAAAGGGAAAAGGAGATCCTGCAGCTAATTGCTGATGGGATGACTACGACTGATATTGCCGGGACATTGCATTTAAGTCCGCTGACGGTAGAGACGCATCGTAAAAGCCTGTTGCAGAAATTTGAAGTGAAGAATGTGGCGGCAATGATCAGGGCTGCTATCGAATATAAACTGATATAGGCATTACAAGTTCCAGCCTTTTTTCTGCAGGTAGGCAGCGCATTGTTTACAGAATCCTTTTTCTTCTCCGGTAGGATCACCGCCTTTGGCATCCCGCATATAGCAGGTGGGAACAGGGCAATGTTGCAATCCCATATTATGACCCAGTTCATGGATCACCAGTTTGTAGAAATGTTGTTTGTTCTTCAGGCGGTAGCTGGATACGATGCATGCTTTCCCCGGACAATAGCCCAGTCCCATCACGCCATAATCTGCATATTCCCCTTTGGTCGTGCTGATATCCTGTGTAGTGATCCCGATGTATATTTCATTGGCTTTCGCCTGTTTGCTCATCCAGCGTATCAGTGAATCTGCCCTGTAACGGTTACGTGGAGCATAAAAAGCCATAGCGGGTATTTCCGTTGCCGGAAGCAGTACGGCATGGCCAGCTATTTTCTGTATATTATCGTAGGCCTCCCTGGTATAATTTTCCTTTACCCTGCCCAGTGGTAGTATCCTGATATGTATATCAGGTACTTTGCGGCTGCCAACATTACTGTGACAGCTGCTGAGGATAAGCATTATAAGCAGTAGTCTAATGATCATGTTCCGCTCTTTGTTTAACGATCTGCAGGATATTGTTCTGGATGTCTTCCATGATCCATCCTGCCCACCAGCTGGCGTAAAAGTTAAAGGAAGTGGTCAGTTTGCGGGCAGCAATCAGATCTCTTTTATCCGGATGTCTCATATGTAAGGGAATGTCCTTAAAGATAGTCAAAGCCGCCAGAATATTCTCCGCAGGAAAATTTATTTGACCGGGCAACCCTTTCTCTGTAAACTGCATTTATAGAAGTACAAACCTGTTATTCCCTTGACGATACCGGAACTCATAAAAGAAGCTAAAAAAGGCAGTACGGCTGCCCAGCGTTACCTGTTTGATTTGTTGTCGGGCAGGATGCTGATAGTATGCCGCCGCTACGTCAGGAACCAGGAGGATGCGGAGGAGCTGTTGCTGGACGGTTTTTATAAGTTCTTCAAGTCTCTGCCGGACCTGCACTACCAGGGAGACGCTGCCCTGCATAGCTGGTTGAAGCGGATCATGATCAATGAATGCCTGATGTTCCTCCGGAAGAAGAACGCATTTGTCGTAGTATCTGAACATGTGGCGGAAACGATGGCCCTGGAAGAGGATGCCCTGAACAGGCTGTCGGCTGCAGAGATATTCAATCTTGTCGTACAACTACCGGCAGGTTACAGAACGGTATTCAACCTGCACGTTATAGAGGGAATGAATCATGGAGAAATAGCAGTCT from Chitinophaga filiformis carries:
- a CDS encoding DinB family protein, whose amino-acid sequence is MNILTQISTHLLDTLEGENWTDVNIMDSLKDVTVQEATLRTKASPNTIASLVNHLIYWNGVMMQRINGIRVNIPDSNGYDVPDLAGEDDWADLKRKLVASTHELADAIKKVDEKRLQEPIVAGHSSTYKNLQGTVEHLHYHLGQIVILKKLIKAGI
- a CDS encoding SDR family oxidoreductase, which codes for MKLTGNKILITGGASGIGLGLAERFLQEGNTVLICGRREAALKEVTDKYPSIIARVCDLSTEAGREDLYNWVAANHNDLNVLVNNAGVQNWMNITDADFYQRAKNEIVTNIEAPVHLTALFINLASLNTIINVTSGLSFVPFAKVPVYSGTKAFFHSFTRSSQYLLKARGIEVIEMIPPALNTDLGGKGLHDAAPPVGDFVDAVFKQLQEGKTELTFGFSEAMSKAGPEEVNNTFNRMNPS
- a CDS encoding DUF1361 domain-containing protein; the protein is MLKNVSSLERMLLVSVSFTMLLLLTRIIYTKELVYGFYIWNTFLAVLPLLFSRSLIRQNRFNLRALLLLACWLAFFPNAPYIITDLFHYSEKPPVPKWFDLLLVTSAAWNGLLLGIVSLTQIEQFLSGYLRDRWLKISVIFSFLLCGYGVYIGRYLRFNSWDAVTAPQKLLYTLSLHIFRPQEHMMMWAFTFLFGTMFGIVYFTLKQFNTKLINT
- a CDS encoding ferritin-like domain-containing protein, which gives rise to MKTSNQWILHFQENAKQHRIDWSLRPDISEQEISTILASLQAWQLGETSDGRHLLKAVTRYARQINDLPYIEATALFIKEEQKHGNNLGTYLDRIGKPRIKADLGDTLFRKVRYFNANMEIWTLTVIVVESTAQIFYQSMKDATRCKLLKQICTDILIDEAPHITFQTERLSIIFNSKSAIGKAIALKAYHIFYFSTALVVWMAHKKLFRAGGNTFTKYMIKMRYKYNRIIRHITTAKVAFESSAIAHQV
- a CDS encoding amidohydrolase family protein, yielding MRKLSIVACAFICTSTMCYGQERPAIDFEKYDPPSSLVVPEHKLTRAKYPFIDVHNHQNGLSSGNLRDLLQDMDDLNMKVMVNLSGGNGSRLKAQTDNVKSKAPNRFIIFANIDFGGIGEEGWTEKAVRQLTEDVKNGANGLKVFKNLGLSVRDNKGKRVAIDDPRLDAIWDQCGKLKIPVLIHAADPKQFWQPADYSNERWLELITHPGRKRSDTDPAPWEQIIEEQHRMFRKHPGTTFINAHFGWYAGDLAHLSQLMDEIPNMYVEFGAVIAELGRQPRMARQFFEKYQNRILFGKDSWQPEEYTTYFRVLETADEYFPYHKKYHAFWRMYGMALPDDILKKVYYQNALRIIPGIDKSLFE
- a CDS encoding DUF6717 family protein yields the protein MRHTFRFYKSPSNRWYIDLPDWEGSISELEMVEGADTMLDKISGDANECFIDMSDEPFEGSDTVKLVSDLRDAIGGGNYIMETYKGEPLNHPMWLCAVTEHVFADLPEAIYVSPVINND
- a CDS encoding alpha/beta hydrolase is translated as MKIRMIRLAFLLLVSVFVLTDVHAQSSSKHPVYVLVHGAWHGGWCWQRVSTQLREHGGIVYTPTLSGLGEHKNILSPAVNLETHISDIVNLIEMEDLHNVILVGHSYAGTVIAGVADRIPERLSKLVFLDAILPENGQSAFSIQPKAVQDAMSTAAEKDSGLTIPAWPAETFGVSKPADASWVNARLSGHPFRTFTQPLVLQHPYGNHLPLIYIACTVKMLPAIVPFAEKTKNSKDWQYYALATGHDAMITEPKKTADLLELFAK
- a CDS encoding winged helix-turn-helix transcriptional regulator; protein product: MASKIKENSTNAYNLKILAASCEVNDILKMISPRWKMQILYCISHGVRQFSRLKEAFPSLSDQVLGKRLKELVDEGLAEKTMLPDTVPPQTIYTQTEKGAALLAIILDLHLWGKKDWGSGPMEFCKYSR
- a CDS encoding sensor histidine kinase — translated: MTRLLNLIALFVIISLCCKAQLPLDQQRYYDSLTTILSQTSSDSVKAKANYGLIYYWVPRDTAKARQCLDEARRRSKRYPFLHAISYAHEGYLYYSSDIDRSDAAFATADSLLNSFTSREAYQARANVWINRAAIRQRKDDDRGYINIILNKAIPYALKAGDSAIVASQYVGIGTAFMNLEQYDKAEPYFDRAIQIFRSTHAQASRLVAALNRAGENYTYLKKYDEAKKTVAAVKTLLAPYPESELYAVHYMVEGLCYQHDQQYTLAETSFNKGIAAAKGPNKDYVIQELLFYKVKALLANRKYEPARQILLELSNDEEVMELGSSRLEVYEGLAESYAGLDQMKPAYKWMKQARHLSDSLHESDVTNDINELEMKYQRAESQKEIITLKAKNEQAALSAKNSRLYILLLASTALLLLIVAAFALLYYRSNRKLLVQKERSHQQELKEIEQQQRLQFGQAVLQGEEQERRRLARDLHDGLGGMLAAVKLNLSGQVATIAAEQGGELRKTIGQLDDAVTELRRIAHNMMPANLLKFGLQTALKDLSESLITDTLKIDFQSYGVEPSMPEQTQIHIYRIVQELLANAVRHAGASNIILQCSQDGDTFLITQEDNGKGFDIVVNGKGIGLSNIRNRVGFLRGTMDITSVMNEGTTINIALHVGQ
- a CDS encoding response regulator transcription factor, whose protein sequence is MSDNKTRLAIVDDHPIVQEGLQKLLLNAADIAVIGCFTTGSDFIHFLKEHSVHIVLLDISLPDGSGIDLCREIKKLSPDTSVLALSNHSERSMVLQMLQNGATGYLLKNISGEELLSCIHEALNGQVTFSHAVKEIMSRPSVNELKDIPRLTKREKEILQLIADGMTTTDIAGTLHLSPLTVETHRKSLLQKFEVKNVAAMIRAAIEYKLI
- a CDS encoding zinc-dependent metalloprotease family protein, whose translation is MIIRLLLIMLILSSCHSNVGSRKVPDIHIRILPLGRVKENYTREAYDNIQKIAGHAVLLPATEIPAMAFYAPRNRYRADSLIRWMSKQAKANEIYIGITTQDISTTKGEYADYGVMGLGYCPGKACIVSSYRLKNKQHFYKLVIHELGHNMGLQHCPVPTCYMRDAKGGDPTGEEKGFCKQCAAYLQKKGWNL
- a CDS encoding RNA polymerase sigma factor, translated to MTIPELIKEAKKGSTAAQRYLFDLLSGRMLIVCRRYVRNQEDAEELLLDGFYKFFKSLPDLHYQGDAALHSWLKRIMINECLMFLRKKNAFVVVSEHVAETMALEEDALNRLSAAEIFNLVVQLPAGYRTVFNLHVIEGMNHGEIAVLLGISEGTSKSQLSKAKSLLQKMLTQQNIEYVKRKTQ